The following proteins come from a genomic window of Actinopolyspora saharensis:
- a CDS encoding DUF3097 domain-containing protein → MRSMDYGRDVLATPRKRARQVPEVPAEPGTVVETAAEDFCGAVVRLERGEFTKHNVVLADRHGRERAFPMRPAAFRYEGEPVTLVPTGTTSPQRPARSASGSVAVPAAAARTARAARIWVEGLHDAELLERVWGHDLRVAGVVVEPLHGLDELEHHVHEFHPAGHRRLGVLVDHLVDRSKESRIAERVSSPDVLVTGHPYVDVWQAVRPESVGIAQWPEVAHGTDWKSGVCAALGWADPAEGWRRVLGAVDDFRDLRSPLVGAVERLIDFVTADEEQ, encoded by the coding sequence GTGCGTTCGATGGACTACGGCCGTGACGTGCTCGCCACCCCGCGGAAACGAGCTCGGCAGGTGCCCGAGGTTCCGGCCGAGCCGGGCACGGTGGTGGAAACCGCCGCGGAGGACTTCTGCGGTGCCGTCGTCCGGCTGGAACGCGGGGAGTTCACCAAGCACAACGTGGTGCTGGCCGACCGGCACGGGCGGGAACGCGCGTTTCCGATGCGGCCTGCGGCCTTCCGGTACGAAGGTGAACCCGTCACCCTCGTGCCCACCGGCACGACATCCCCGCAGCGGCCCGCTCGTTCCGCCTCCGGTTCGGTGGCCGTGCCCGCCGCTGCCGCGCGCACGGCCCGGGCGGCCCGCATCTGGGTGGAGGGGCTGCACGACGCCGAGCTGCTCGAACGCGTGTGGGGCCACGACCTGCGGGTGGCCGGGGTGGTCGTCGAACCGCTGCACGGGCTGGACGAGTTGGAGCACCACGTGCACGAGTTCCACCCCGCCGGGCACCGCAGGCTGGGGGTGCTGGTGGACCACCTCGTCGACCGCAGCAAGGAGAGCCGCATCGCCGAGCGGGTGAGCAGCCCCGACGTGCTGGTGACGGGCCACCCGTACGTCGACGTCTGGCAGGCGGTCCGGCCGGAATCGGTCGGTATCGCCCAGTGGCCGGAGGTCGCCCACGGCACCGACTGGAAGAGCGGCGTGTGCGCAGCGCTGGGATGGGCCGATCCCGCGGAGGGCTGGCGCAGGGTGCTCGGCGCGGTCGACGACTTCCGCGACCTGCGCTCGCCGCTGGTCGGTGCCGTCGAGCGACTCATCGACTTCGTCACCGCCGACGAGGAGCAGTAG
- a CDS encoding NfeD family protein, producing the protein MAALVWLVAGVLLVAAEVTSGELVLLMLGLAAMGTAGAAALGAPLWLDAVIFAGLSTGLVLLARPVVKRRLMRETSEGGEPRTNVEALVGKRARVESPVDAHDGRVRINGDVWSARSLDETQVLDVGRTVLVVEISGAVAVVWPEP; encoded by the coding sequence ATGGCCGCGTTGGTGTGGTTGGTCGCCGGTGTGCTCCTGGTGGCGGCCGAGGTCACCTCCGGCGAGCTGGTGCTGCTGATGCTCGGGCTCGCCGCGATGGGCACTGCCGGGGCGGCGGCGCTCGGCGCGCCGCTGTGGCTGGATGCGGTGATTTTCGCCGGTCTGTCGACGGGATTGGTGCTGCTGGCCCGCCCGGTGGTCAAGCGCCGGTTGATGCGGGAGACCTCCGAGGGGGGCGAGCCGCGCACGAACGTGGAGGCGCTGGTCGGCAAGCGCGCGCGGGTCGAGTCCCCGGTCGATGCCCACGACGGGCGGGTCCGCATCAACGGTGACGTGTGGTCGGCGCGGTCCTTGGACGAGACGCAGGTACTCGACGTGGGCCGGACGGTGCTGGTCGTGGAGATCTCCGGGGCTGTTGCCGTGGTCTGGCCCGAACCCTGA
- a CDS encoding SPFH domain-containing protein encodes MNPAAWIVLLVVVVLVVVVLAKTVLVVPQATSAVIERLGRFRGVAHPGLNMLVPFLDRVRAKIDLREQVVSFPPQSVITQDNLTVSIDTVVYFQVTESRSAVYEISNYIDGVEQLTTTTLRNVVGGMSLEETLTSRDQINGQLRGVLDSETSRWGIRVARVELKAIDPPPSIQDSMEKQMRADREKRAMILNAEGERESAIKTAEGQKQSQILSAEGSKQAAILNAEGERQSNILRSQGERASKYLMAQGESKAIEKTFAAVKRSKPTPEMLAYQYLQTLPEMARGDANKVWVVPSEFSKSLEGFARMLTTPDQDGVFRYEPPEEEPPSTPPEQDDPSVASWFDMSSNPEVAEAVRAAEAVARKEVPTDLSTTPRASGATGES; translated from the coding sequence GTGAATCCGGCCGCGTGGATAGTTCTGCTGGTGGTCGTGGTGCTGGTCGTGGTGGTGCTGGCCAAGACCGTGCTGGTCGTTCCGCAGGCCACCAGCGCCGTGATCGAGCGACTGGGGCGTTTCCGGGGTGTGGCGCACCCCGGGCTGAACATGCTCGTGCCGTTCCTGGACAGGGTACGCGCCAAGATCGACCTGCGCGAGCAGGTGGTCTCGTTTCCGCCGCAGTCGGTGATCACCCAGGACAACCTCACCGTTTCCATCGACACGGTGGTGTACTTCCAGGTCACCGAATCGCGCTCGGCGGTGTACGAGATCTCCAACTACATCGACGGTGTGGAGCAGCTGACCACGACCACGCTGCGGAACGTGGTCGGTGGCATGAGTCTGGAGGAGACGCTCACCTCGCGGGACCAGATCAACGGTCAGCTGCGCGGAGTGCTGGACAGCGAGACCAGCCGGTGGGGCATCAGGGTCGCGCGCGTGGAGCTGAAGGCGATCGATCCTCCCCCGTCGATCCAGGACTCGATGGAAAAGCAGATGCGCGCCGACCGGGAGAAGCGCGCGATGATCCTCAACGCCGAGGGCGAGCGCGAGTCGGCGATCAAAACCGCCGAGGGGCAGAAGCAGTCGCAGATCCTGTCCGCGGAGGGGTCCAAGCAGGCCGCGATCCTCAACGCCGAGGGCGAGCGCCAGTCCAACATCCTGCGCTCGCAGGGGGAGCGGGCCAGCAAGTACCTCATGGCCCAGGGCGAGTCCAAGGCCATCGAGAAGACCTTCGCCGCGGTCAAGCGTTCCAAGCCCACCCCGGAGATGCTGGCCTACCAGTACCTGCAGACGCTGCCCGAGATGGCCCGCGGCGATGCCAACAAGGTCTGGGTGGTGCCCAGCGAGTTCAGCAAGTCGCTGGAGGGGTTCGCGCGGATGCTGACCACGCCCGACCAGGACGGGGTGTTCCGGTACGAACCTCCGGAGGAGGAACCGCCGAGCACGCCGCCGGAGCAGGACGACCCCTCGGTGGCCTCCTGGTTCGACATGTCCTCCAACCCGGAGGTGGCCGAGGCGGTGCGGGCGGCCGAGGCGGTGGCCCGCAAGGAGGTGCCCACCGATCTCAGCACCACCCCACGCGCCTCGGGTGCCACCGGCGAGAGCTGA
- a CDS encoding LLM class F420-dependent oxidoreductase — protein sequence MSRIDFASRVGVWWTSDQWSINDVIGRAREIEQLGYGSLFYGEAGGKETFTQAAALLSGTERLVVGTGIANIHARSAPASESGARTLTAQHPGRFVLGLGVSHAPLVERSYAGSYSRPLSTMREYLQTMDAVPAEVEPGAQRPTRLLAALGPKMIELSSTAADGAHPYLVTPEHTASTREQLGPDKWVVSEQAAALTTDRQEGLRRGHQHLHMYSQLPNYQNSWLRQGFDESDLVVGGSDRLAEGMVAMGDAETVAAQVTRHLDAGADHVVIQVLGEDPAADPLPALRELAPALGLG from the coding sequence ATGAGCCGGATCGACTTCGCCTCCCGTGTCGGCGTGTGGTGGACCAGCGACCAGTGGTCGATCAACGATGTGATCGGCCGTGCCCGCGAGATCGAGCAGCTCGGCTACGGCTCGCTGTTCTACGGTGAAGCCGGCGGCAAGGAGACCTTCACCCAGGCGGCGGCGCTGCTGTCCGGCACCGAGCGGTTGGTGGTCGGCACCGGCATCGCCAACATCCACGCCCGCAGCGCCCCGGCCAGCGAATCCGGCGCGCGCACGCTCACCGCGCAGCACCCGGGGCGCTTCGTGCTCGGGCTGGGGGTCAGCCACGCCCCGCTGGTGGAGCGCAGCTACGCAGGCTCCTACTCCCGGCCGCTGAGCACCATGCGCGAATACCTCCAGACCATGGACGCGGTCCCGGCCGAGGTCGAGCCGGGCGCGCAGCGCCCGACGCGGCTGCTGGCCGCGCTCGGGCCGAAGATGATCGAGCTGTCCAGCACCGCCGCCGACGGGGCGCACCCCTATCTGGTGACCCCGGAGCACACCGCCAGCACCCGCGAGCAACTCGGCCCCGACAAGTGGGTGGTCAGCGAGCAGGCCGCGGCGCTGACCACGGACCGGCAGGAGGGGCTGCGGCGTGGGCACCAGCACCTGCACATGTACTCGCAGCTGCCGAACTACCAGAACTCGTGGCTGCGGCAGGGCTTCGACGAGTCCGACCTGGTCGTCGGCGGTTCGGACCGGCTGGCCGAGGGCATGGTCGCCATGGGGGACGCCGAGACGGTCGCCGCACAGGTGACACGGCACCTGGACGCCGGCGCCGACCACGTGGTGATCCAGGTCCTCGGCGAGGATCCCGCCGCCGACCCGCTGCCCGCGCTGCGCGAACTCGCCCCGGCTCTCGGGCTGGGCTGA
- a CDS encoding DUF3626 domain-containing protein, with product MQELAKRAIVHVTSLATGEPVNPSLRVTMHFHPDRLVGGVPLLERMARDGVYRSQFETGTSNGGLTAHPGGDRWCWESRIFAGSYDAAPATHRPKYGSLNFRRRLVGGSPRFGSAHLRLAQHVLDRTTFCYPDSVFEPQHFGVATRMSTLIELADTDDKDPLDDYVEAHVHDAVDLDRDVEALVLDPCYRDTSTEAAAGRLPCPLEWHGGFRLTTSELRKHPDYRGREFVRLGVSLARDGHLNPRIIGDAARTGHYDGQALKRVWHYLARFGSAELAVTAAGARKRSE from the coding sequence ATGCAGGAGCTGGCGAAGCGTGCCATCGTCCACGTGACGTCGTTGGCCACCGGCGAACCGGTGAACCCGTCGTTGCGGGTGACTATGCACTTTCACCCCGACCGGTTGGTGGGCGGGGTGCCGCTCCTGGAACGCATGGCCCGCGACGGCGTGTACCGGTCGCAGTTCGAGACCGGAACGAGCAATGGAGGATTGACCGCGCACCCCGGCGGTGACCGCTGGTGCTGGGAAAGCCGGATCTTCGCCGGATCCTACGACGCGGCACCGGCGACTCACCGGCCGAAGTACGGCTCGCTGAACTTCCGCCGTCGCCTGGTTGGCGGCTCACCGCGCTTCGGCTCGGCACACCTGCGGCTGGCCCAACACGTCCTGGACCGCACCACGTTCTGCTATCCGGACAGCGTGTTCGAGCCGCAGCACTTCGGCGTCGCAACACGGATGTCGACGCTGATCGAGTTGGCCGATACCGACGACAAGGACCCACTCGACGACTACGTCGAGGCCCACGTGCACGATGCGGTCGACCTCGATCGGGACGTCGAGGCCCTGGTGCTGGACCCCTGCTACCGCGACACCTCCACGGAAGCCGCAGCCGGTCGGCTGCCGTGTCCGCTCGAATGGCACGGCGGATTCAGGCTAACCACCAGCGAACTGCGCAAACACCCCGACTACCGAGGCCGTGAGTTCGTCCGCCTCGGCGTGTCCCTCGCCCGAGACGGCCACCTGAACCCCCGGATCATCGGCGACGCCGCACGCACCGGCCACTACGACGGGCAGGCACTCAAACGTGTGTGGCACTACCTCGCCAGGTTCGGCTCCGCCGAGCTCGCGGTCACCGCCGCAGGTGCGCGGAAACGATCCGAGTGA